A DNA window from Deltaproteobacteria bacterium contains the following coding sequences:
- a CDS encoding ABC transporter permease, translating into MKSSWKNIAEPILFFVALLILWEVLVEVIKVPSFILPPPRDLYTAFIKKLPILGTHAVITFIEAFGGFVLSLILGVGFAIAVVYSRHLQNTIYPLIVILYAMPKSAFAPLMVIWVGYGLFSKIAIAFLVAFFPIVVNTVVGLKEVEPELLELARINRGSAWDVFKKIRLPNSLPYMFAGIKVAIVLSVTGAIVAEFVAANEGLGYLVLQANYSLDTAFALVILLILAVLSLGLFWLAEFCQRKLAPWSAAVREVEGSF; encoded by the coding sequence GTGAAATCTTCCTGGAAAAATATCGCCGAGCCGATACTATTCTTTGTCGCGCTATTGATTCTCTGGGAGGTCCTAGTCGAAGTCATCAAAGTTCCGAGTTTCATCCTGCCGCCGCCGCGCGATCTTTATACTGCGTTCATCAAGAAACTGCCGATTCTCGGCACCCATGCGGTGATCACTTTCATCGAAGCTTTCGGCGGCTTTGTTCTGTCCTTGATTCTCGGCGTAGGCTTTGCCATTGCGGTGGTCTACTCGCGCCACCTGCAAAATACTATTTACCCTTTGATCGTTATTCTTTACGCCATGCCCAAGAGCGCTTTCGCGCCGTTGATGGTGATCTGGGTGGGCTATGGTCTGTTTTCCAAGATTGCCATCGCTTTTCTAGTCGCATTTTTTCCCATCGTCGTGAACACCGTGGTTGGCTTGAAAGAAGTCGAGCCCGAGCTTTTAGAATTGGCGCGCATCAACCGCGGCTCGGCTTGGGACGTGTTCAAGAAAATCCGCCTGCCCAATTCGCTGCCGTATATGTTCGCCGGTATCAAAGTCGCTATCGTTTTGTCGGTGACGGGCGCCATCGTGGCCGAGTTCGTGGCCGCTAACGAAGGTTTGGGCTATTTGGTCTTGCAAGCTAACTATAGCTTGGATACTGCCTTTGCACTGGTTATCTTGTTAATTCTTGCAGTCCTGTCCTTGGGGCTTTTTTGGCTGGCAGAGTTCTGCCAGCGCAAGCTCGCCCCATGGAGCGCGGCGGTGCGCGAAGTGGAAGGGTCGTTTTGA
- a CDS encoding N-acetyltransferase, with amino-acid sequence MAEQISLRIARQIAEVAKADWDRLVGGASPFLKWDWLDGLEQSGCVNEKSGWLPHHIVVANGAKLIAACPMYLKLHSMGEFVFDYEWAEAAHHAGIQYYPKVLVGVPFTPVTGHRFLTAEGEDRTSLIQFMGQALAKIAADNKISSIHVNFCLADERDALAAVGFFPRMGIQYHWQNRKFASFDDYLGSFRSDRRNKVKRERREVTQRGITIRAYEGAELTQQHLRTMFRLYKGHVDRLYYGRQYLTQSFFDEIHKRFADNTCLMLAERDSKFIAGTLNIRDNNAMYGRYWGCFEEHPFLHFNVCYYSAIEHSIQLGLERFEAGAGGSFKQLRGLDPEHTTSVHYIVDGNFRRAVERFLQQEREMIQRKRDMQLEHSQLKPHQEEP; translated from the coding sequence ATGGCTGAGCAAATTTCACTGCGCATCGCGCGGCAGATTGCCGAAGTCGCCAAGGCAGATTGGGATCGTCTGGTTGGCGGCGCGTCGCCGTTTCTCAAGTGGGATTGGCTCGATGGCCTGGAACAGTCGGGCTGCGTCAACGAAAAATCCGGCTGGCTGCCGCATCATATTGTCGTTGCAAACGGCGCAAAGCTGATCGCCGCCTGTCCGATGTACTTGAAGCTGCACAGCATGGGTGAGTTCGTTTTCGACTACGAATGGGCCGAGGCGGCGCACCATGCGGGCATTCAATACTATCCCAAAGTGCTGGTCGGCGTGCCCTTCACGCCGGTGACCGGACATCGTTTTCTTACGGCCGAGGGTGAAGATCGCACGAGCTTGATTCAGTTCATGGGCCAAGCCCTGGCCAAGATCGCAGCCGACAATAAGATCTCATCGATTCACGTTAACTTTTGTTTAGCCGACGAGCGCGACGCCCTGGCAGCAGTGGGATTTTTTCCGCGCATGGGCATCCAGTACCACTGGCAAAATCGAAAATTTGCATCCTTTGACGACTATCTCGGCAGCTTTCGCAGCGACCGGCGCAACAAGGTCAAGCGCGAGCGGCGCGAAGTGACGCAGCGCGGCATCACGATCCGCGCCTATGAAGGCGCCGAGCTGACTCAACAGCATCTGCGCACCATGTTTCGTTTGTACAAGGGCCATGTCGATCGGCTCTACTACGGCCGGCAGTATTTGACCCAGTCATTCTTCGATGAGATCCACAAGCGCTTTGCCGACAACACCTGTCTAATGCTTGCCGAACGGGACAGCAAATTCATCGCCGGCACGCTCAATATTCGCGACAACAACGCCATGTATGGGCGTTATTGGGGTTGCTTCGAGGAGCATCCGTTTTTGCACTTCAACGTTTGTTACTACTCGGCCATCGAGCATTCGATTCAACTGGGCTTGGAGCGCTTCGAGGCCGGGGCCGGCGGCAGCTTCAAGCAACTGCGCGGCCTCGATCCGGAACATACGACAAGCGTGCATTATATCGTCGACGGCAACTTTCGCCGTGCCGTCGAGCGCTTTTTGCAGCAAGAGCGTGAAATGATCCAACGCAAGCGCGACATGCAGCTCGAGCACAGCCAGTTGAAACCGCACCAAGAGGAACCGTGA
- a CDS encoding flippase-like domain-containing protein, which produces MKKAKPALILLLKILVSGGLLAFFFTRTHPERFFSTLLAADFSYIALAMVVYLATQAVSAARWQVLARPLGFEQPFGRYLVFYLIGMFFNLFAPGTVGGDVSRVYYLAQSGMKQDETIPGGPTVRGTVSVLVDRIVGMAVLVWVGATGLLLFPEYQVPTTVKLITFALAAGFILAGVMVPLLRRLLPEDGHPLAVKLRVALRSYRAHGRALPNAVAISVIVHLIQAWVHWILGNALSIDIPLSYCFILYPLVGTFSAIPISLNGLGLREGGYIFMFAVIGLGTEKGIVFGLLLFFVVVANSLIGGLVFLLHKSPRPSAVPDQIR; this is translated from the coding sequence ATGAAAAAAGCGAAACCAGCGCTCATTCTATTGCTGAAGATCCTGGTCAGCGGCGGCCTGCTCGCGTTCTTTTTCACGCGCACCCATCCTGAGCGGTTTTTCTCGACCCTGTTGGCGGCGGATTTTTCCTATATCGCGCTCGCTATGGTTGTCTATCTCGCTACCCAAGCGGTCAGCGCGGCGCGCTGGCAGGTACTGGCGCGGCCGCTCGGTTTTGAACAGCCGTTCGGTCGTTATCTGGTGTTCTATCTGATCGGCATGTTCTTCAATCTTTTTGCGCCGGGCACGGTGGGCGGCGATGTCAGCCGAGTTTACTACCTGGCGCAGAGCGGCATGAAGCAAGACGAAACGATCCCCGGCGGACCCACGGTGCGGGGCACGGTGTCGGTATTGGTCGATCGCATCGTCGGTATGGCCGTGCTCGTTTGGGTGGGCGCCACTGGACTGCTGCTCTTTCCCGAATACCAGGTGCCAACCACGGTAAAGCTCATAACGTTCGCTTTGGCGGCAGGATTTATCTTGGCAGGCGTGATGGTGCCGCTGCTGCGCCGGTTGCTGCCGGAGGATGGCCACCCGCTGGCGGTCAAGCTACGGGTGGCGTTGCGTAGCTACCGCGCCCATGGCCGCGCTCTGCCCAACGCCGTGGCGATTTCGGTCATAGTTCACCTGATCCAGGCCTGGGTCCACTGGATCTTGGGTAACGCGCTAAGCATCGATATTCCGCTGTCGTACTGCTTTATTCTTTACCCGCTGGTGGGCACCTTTTCGGCGATACCGATTAGTCTCAATGGCCTGGGGCTGCGCGAGGGGGGATATATTTTTATGTTTGCCGTCATCGGCTTAGGCACGGAGAAGGGGATAGTCTTTGGCCTCCTGTTGTTCTTCGTCGTCGTCGCCAATAGCTTGATCGGCGGCCTGGTGTTTTTGCTGCACAAAAGCCCGCGCCCAAGCGCTGTGCCGGATCAAATCAGGTAG
- the mgtE gene encoding magnesium transporter has product MPRRLAQVIATIANSRAPFKGAFIDSFICKPARRWYEVRTFAIVMKQPAIDQSTLRDLLRTASPDRVLRFIGQRHPADIALLFRELQAPEVRQLFDILLSARRAAKTLKELPPELLPDILALIDDDKLGRLIERAEPDDAIAFIDGLAEERRERVIGLLAPEQRAEVRELISYPEGTVGRIMNTDFMTLSPGTTAQGAIDTIRRRGELETFFYLYVVDDDEKLVGVVPLRNLVVAPPQRLLKDMMIADPIRAHVMMDQEEAARLVSKYELLALPIVDESGRLEGIITVDDVIDIIHEEATEDMYKMAGLAEEDRVFTPVSRSVRMRLPWTLINLLTASLAASVVGLFEHTLHEIVALVTFMPVVAGVGGNGATQTATVVIRAIALGELEFSSAWKAIGKQIAVNISIALAAGALVALLAILWKGNPYLGLVLACALVFNLGLMAGLSGAVIPLLLKALRVDPALGSGIIVTGLTDAFGFFSFLGLATLFRSYLI; this is encoded by the coding sequence ATGCCGCGACGGCTCGCCCAAGTGATCGCTACCATAGCAAATTCCCGCGCGCCGTTTAAGGGCGCTTTTATCGACAGTTTTATTTGCAAACCGGCGCGCCGATGGTATGAAGTACGAACCTTCGCGATCGTCATGAAACAACCGGCCATCGATCAAAGTACCTTGCGCGACCTGTTGCGCACGGCCAGCCCCGACCGCGTGCTGCGCTTCATCGGCCAGCGCCACCCCGCCGACATCGCGCTGCTCTTTAGGGAGCTGCAAGCCCCGGAGGTCCGCCAGCTGTTCGATATTCTGCTCTCGGCGCGGCGTGCCGCCAAAACGCTCAAGGAGCTGCCCCCCGAGCTGCTCCCCGATATTCTCGCGCTGATCGACGACGACAAACTCGGCCGGCTGATCGAACGCGCCGAGCCCGACGATGCCATCGCCTTCATCGATGGTCTCGCCGAGGAACGGCGTGAACGCGTCATTGGCCTGCTCGCGCCCGAACAGCGCGCCGAAGTGCGCGAGCTGATCAGCTATCCGGAGGGCACCGTGGGCCGCATCATGAATACCGATTTCATGACGCTTTCACCTGGCACCACGGCCCAGGGCGCCATCGACACGATCCGCCGGCGCGGCGAGCTTGAGACTTTTTTTTATCTCTATGTGGTGGACGATGACGAGAAGCTCGTCGGCGTTGTGCCCCTGCGCAATCTAGTGGTGGCGCCGCCCCAGCGGCTGCTCAAAGATATGATGATCGCCGATCCCATCCGCGCCCACGTCATGATGGATCAAGAAGAAGCCGCCCGCCTGGTCTCAAAGTATGAGCTGCTCGCCCTGCCGATTGTCGATGAGTCGGGGCGCCTGGAAGGCATCATCACCGTCGACGACGTCATCGACATCATTCACGAGGAAGCCACCGAAGATATGTACAAGATGGCCGGTCTCGCCGAAGAGGACCGCGTCTTCACGCCGGTGTCGCGTTCGGTGCGGATGCGTCTGCCGTGGACGCTGATCAACCTGCTCACCGCCAGTTTGGCGGCTTCCGTCGTCGGCCTCTTCGAGCACACGTTGCACGAGATCGTCGCGCTGGTGACCTTTATGCCGGTGGTGGCCGGCGTTGGCGGCAACGGCGCCACTCAGACAGCGACCGTGGTGATTCGCGCCATCGCACTGGGCGAGCTGGAGTTTTCCTCAGCTTGGAAAGCGATTGGCAAGCAGATCGCGGTGAACATCTCGATTGCCCTGGCAGCTGGCGCACTGGTCGCCCTTTTGGCTATCCTCTGGAAAGGCAACCCGTACCTGGGACTGGTGCTGGCCTGCGCCCTGGTATTCAATCTGGGCCTGATGGCTGGCTTATCCGGCGCGGTGATTCCGCTGCTCTTAAAAGCGCTGCGCGTCGATCCGGCCTTAGGTTCCGGCATTATCGTCACCGGCCTCACCGATGCCTTCGGTTTTTTTTCTTTCCTCGGGCTGGCGACGCTGTTTCGCAGCTACCTGATTTGA
- a CDS encoding DegQ family serine endoprotease: MQSKMANALFVIGLLSVWLGCVGRAGAAAAASAVALEGRPPSFAAIAKRTTPVVVNISTTTQKTNRSGNDPLEEFFNRFFGDTQPRENSQRSLGSGILISKDGEVLTNYHVVRSADMIKVKLSDGSEYEARLIGKDDRTDLALIKIRKPGIELPVARLGSSNQLDVGDWVMAIGNPFGLEHTVTAGVVSAKGRVIGAGPYDNFIQTDASINPGNSGGPLINGLGEVVGVNSAIFSQSGGNIGIGFAIPIDLAKKVADQLRKNGKVVRGWLGIRVNDVSPQLAQSLGLGRPGGDMAMVTEVADNSPAAEAGIKTGDVIVEFNGRTVPKSHDFPTVIADTAPGQRVTLKIIHEKREQTVTAKIAELPEESDSQRLESRDAEIGVRVQRITPEAARRLGLSSSKGVLVMEVQPGSPADQVGLEPADIIREVNQRPVNNVSDFDRAVRQGRRGDRLLLLVQRGDNAVFFALKRKG; encoded by the coding sequence ATGCAAAGCAAAATGGCTAACGCACTGTTTGTGATCGGACTCCTGTCGGTGTGGCTGGGTTGCGTCGGCCGGGCCGGCGCTGCCGCCGCGGCTAGTGCCGTGGCGCTCGAAGGTCGGCCGCCTTCTTTTGCCGCAATCGCCAAAAGGACCACGCCGGTGGTCGTCAACATTTCAACGACCACGCAGAAGACCAATCGCAGCGGTAACGATCCATTAGAAGAATTTTTCAACCGTTTTTTCGGCGACACGCAGCCGCGGGAAAACAGTCAGCGCAGTTTGGGCTCGGGTATTTTGATTAGCAAGGACGGTGAAGTGCTGACCAACTATCACGTGGTGCGCAGCGCTGACATGATCAAGGTCAAGCTTTCCGACGGCAGCGAATATGAGGCGCGCTTGATCGGCAAAGACGATCGCACCGATCTGGCGCTGATCAAGATTCGCAAACCTGGAATCGAACTGCCGGTGGCGCGGCTCGGCAGTTCCAATCAATTGGATGTCGGCGATTGGGTGATGGCGATCGGCAACCCGTTCGGTTTGGAGCACACCGTGACCGCCGGCGTCGTCAGCGCCAAGGGGCGTGTCATTGGCGCCGGCCCCTACGACAATTTCATTCAGACCGATGCCTCGATCAATCCGGGAAACAGCGGCGGACCGTTGATCAACGGCCTGGGCGAAGTGGTTGGCGTCAACAGCGCGATCTTTAGCCAGAGCGGCGGCAACATCGGCATCGGTTTCGCCATTCCCATTGATCTTGCCAAGAAGGTGGCCGATCAGTTGCGCAAGAACGGCAAAGTGGTGCGCGGTTGGCTCGGCATCCGCGTCAACGACGTCTCGCCGCAGCTAGCCCAGTCGCTTGGGCTTGGCCGCCCGGGCGGCGATATGGCGATGGTCACCGAAGTGGCCGACAACAGCCCCGCCGCGGAAGCCGGAATTAAAACCGGCGATGTGATCGTCGAGTTCAACGGCAGGACCGTCCCCAAGAGCCATGACTTTCCCACGGTCATCGCCGACACCGCGCCAGGCCAGCGAGTCACGCTAAAGATCATTCATGAAAAGAGAGAGCAGACGGTTACCGCCAAGATTGCCGAGCTGCCGGAAGAAAGCGACAGCCAAAGACTCGAAAGCCGCGATGCAGAGATCGGCGTGCGCGTGCAGCGCATTACTCCCGAAGCCGCGCGCCGGCTGGGACTGAGCTCGAGCAAAGGCGTGCTGGTCATGGAAGTGCAACCCGGCAGTCCCGCCGACCAAGTGGGGCTGGAGCCGGCCGATATCATCCGCGAAGTAAACCAACGGCCTGTCAACAACGTCAGTGACTTCGATCGGGCCGTGCGCCAAGGGCGGCGCGGCGATCGTCTCCTGTTGCTTGTGCAGCGGGGGGATAACGCTGTATTCTTTGCTTTGAAACGGAAAGGTTAG
- a CDS encoding twin-arginine translocase TatA/TatE family subunit has protein sequence MFGLGVPELLVILGIALVIFGPSKLPQIGSGLGKAIRDFKKGVSGDEEETGKDGKKESAKDLPR, from the coding sequence ATGTTTGGATTGGGTGTGCCGGAGCTGTTGGTGATCTTGGGGATCGCCCTGGTAATCTTTGGCCCCAGCAAGCTGCCGCAGATCGGTAGCGGCCTGGGTAAAGCGATCCGCGATTTCAAGAAGGGCGTGAGTGGCGACGAAGAAGAAACCGGGAAAGACGGTAAGAAAGAAAGCGCTAAAGATCTGCCGCGCTAA
- a CDS encoding phosphoribosylformylglycinamidine cyclo-ligase: MAKGLTYAQAGVSIEAGDELVQRIGPLAKKTAIPGVLAGVGGFSALFDLSRLGYRQPVLVSSTDGVGTKLKIAFMTGIHDTVGIDLVAMSVNDLLTQGARPLFFLDYFVCGSLDVKIAAAVVRGIAAGCQQVDCALIGGETAEHPGDFPKGEYDLAGFVVGVLEKKKIIRPKAISAGDVLIGLPSTGLHSNGYSLARKVLLDRGRLKLKQRIPELGRDLAQEMLEPTRIYAQAMRRLFDRGVIKGAAHITGGGITGNLPRVLPQGKQAVIERASWRVPPIFGLIQKLGGVAQAEMDATFNNGIGMILVVAKKSADLALRISREIGERAVVIGAIRNGPRSAIIRA; encoded by the coding sequence ATGGCTAAAGGACTTACCTACGCTCAAGCCGGCGTCAGCATCGAAGCCGGCGACGAATTGGTTCAACGCATCGGCCCGCTCGCCAAAAAAACTGCGATTCCTGGCGTGCTCGCCGGCGTCGGCGGCTTCAGCGCGCTGTTCGATCTCAGCCGCCTCGGCTACCGCCAGCCGGTTCTAGTCTCATCGACCGACGGTGTCGGCACCAAGCTGAAAATCGCTTTCATGACCGGCATTCACGACACCGTGGGTATCGATCTGGTGGCGATGAGCGTCAACGATCTCTTAACCCAAGGGGCGCGGCCGCTGTTTTTCCTCGACTACTTTGTTTGCGGCTCGCTCGATGTGAAAATCGCCGCAGCGGTGGTGCGCGGCATCGCTGCCGGCTGTCAACAAGTCGACTGCGCTCTGATCGGTGGCGAAACCGCCGAGCACCCCGGTGATTTTCCCAAGGGTGAATACGATCTCGCCGGCTTTGTCGTCGGCGTGTTGGAAAAGAAAAAAATCATCCGTCCCAAAGCGATTTCTGCGGGCGATGTCTTGATCGGCTTGCCGTCCACGGGCTTGCACAGCAATGGTTATTCGCTGGCACGCAAAGTGCTCCTTGATAGAGGTCGGTTGAAGCTCAAACAAAGAATTCCTGAGCTAGGTCGCGATTTGGCCCAAGAAATGCTCGAGCCCACCCGCATCTATGCGCAAGCTATGCGTCGGCTCTTTGACAGGGGCGTCATCAAAGGCGCGGCGCATATCACCGGCGGCGGCATCACCGGCAATCTGCCGCGCGTCTTGCCCCAGGGGAAACAGGCGGTAATCGAGCGCGCCAGTTGGCGCGTGCCGCCGATCTTTGGTTTGATCCAGAAGCTGGGTGGCGTGGCGCAGGCCGAGATGGATGCGACGTTTAACAATGGCATCGGCATGATTCTCGTGGTTGCGAAAAAATCGGCCGATCTTGCGCTGCGCATTTCGCGAGAAATCGGCGAGCGCGCAGTTGTCATAGGTGCGATTCGCAACGGACCGCGGAGCGCGATCATTCGCGCCTAG
- a CDS encoding DUF1178 family protein: protein MVVYDLVCKKNHSFEGWFPSFEDFQKQLQKKLVTCPTCNTTRVEKVPHACAVHVKKEQPPTPPAKKKPARDQAPEVQMTPAEFKEALIRVHHYVKENFEDVGSRFAEEAKQIHKGEAEERPIHGTATVTEVKELAEEGVPFLPLPLPLPLPKPELDS, encoded by the coding sequence ATGGTCGTCTACGATTTGGTCTGCAAGAAGAACCATAGCTTTGAGGGCTGGTTTCCCAGTTTCGAAGACTTTCAGAAGCAACTGCAAAAAAAGCTCGTCACCTGCCCGACCTGCAATACGACCAGAGTAGAAAAAGTCCCCCACGCCTGTGCCGTCCACGTCAAGAAAGAGCAACCGCCGACGCCGCCGGCCAAGAAAAAGCCAGCCAGGGATCAGGCTCCGGAAGTTCAGATGACGCCGGCCGAGTTCAAAGAGGCGCTGATCCGCGTGCACCATTACGTTAAGGAAAATTTCGAAGACGTCGGTTCGCGCTTTGCCGAAGAGGCCAAGCAAATCCACAAAGGCGAGGCCGAAGAACGGCCGATTCACGGCACAGCCACGGTGACCGAGGTCAAGGAGCTGGCCGAAGAAGGTGTGCCCTTCCTGCCCCTGCCCCTGCCCCTGCCCCTGCCCAAGCCCGAGCTCGACAGCTAG
- a CDS encoding ABC transporter ATP-binding protein encodes MPPLIAVEQVSRIFNTGARTVTALDRVSCDINPGNFVSIVGPSGCGKSTLLKIISGLMPASSGSVSVAGQQVAEPLENVGMVFQAPVLLKWRTVLGNVLLPVEFAKLDVGKYADTARALIKLVGLAGFEEMYPHELSGGMQQRASLCRALVTDPQLLLMDEPFGALDAMTRDELDMELLRIWEERKKTVLFVTHSIQEAVFLSDLVFVMSARPGRLLETIGIELPRPRTMEMMSTPRFGEYTLKIRGLLAAASGAPGAVAGSTM; translated from the coding sequence GTGCCGCCGCTGATTGCTGTCGAACAAGTCTCGCGGATTTTTAACACCGGCGCGCGCACCGTGACGGCTCTGGACCGGGTTTCCTGCGACATCAATCCGGGAAATTTCGTTTCCATCGTCGGGCCCAGCGGCTGCGGCAAGAGCACGTTGTTGAAAATCATCTCCGGGCTGATGCCGGCATCGTCGGGCTCGGTTTCGGTGGCTGGTCAGCAAGTTGCAGAGCCGCTGGAAAACGTCGGCATGGTCTTCCAGGCGCCGGTTCTGCTCAAGTGGCGCACCGTGCTCGGCAACGTGTTGCTACCCGTCGAGTTCGCCAAGCTGGACGTCGGCAAATACGCCGATACGGCGCGCGCGCTGATCAAACTCGTCGGCCTCGCCGGCTTCGAGGAAATGTATCCCCATGAGCTCTCCGGCGGCATGCAGCAGCGCGCGTCGCTGTGCCGCGCGCTGGTGACCGATCCGCAATTACTGCTGATGGACGAGCCCTTCGGCGCCCTCGACGCCATGACCCGCGACGAGCTCGATATGGAGCTCCTGCGGATTTGGGAAGAGCGCAAAAAGACCGTGCTGTTCGTGACGCACAGCATCCAAGAAGCGGTCTTTCTTTCGGATCTGGTCTTTGTCATGTCGGCCCGTCCCGGCCGTTTGCTCGAGACCATCGGCATCGAGCTGCCGCGGCCGCGCACCATGGAGATGATGAGCACGCCCAGGTTCGGCGAATACACGCTAAAAATCCGCGGGCTGCTGGCGGCGGCGAGCGGCGCTCCGGGCGCGGTGGCGGGCTCAACTATGTGA
- a CDS encoding ABC transporter substrate-binding protein has translation MILRLEKVLLTVFVGFCASQTLVHAAELTPANIRMDFIIGGKHAPWYVALEKGFYAKRGIAATIQASTGSADTVRTIGSGGADFGFADIATMIVAKSRGTPVAAAAQFGYVGATILWRDEGAIKSIKDLAGKSLAISPGQAQWYLMPAYAKINKIDFKSIKIQETAAPIQPAALATKKADFIIMFRASNDEVAELAASKVGVKLSRVFMKDTGLDIYGTSLIVKDEDIQKRPQFVRAYVEATLEGLRYSRDNQEEAMKILLKHKPELEPALTTQQLKNALTEVYLPPESANIGMGYMRPEIMEKTVKVVNEYFEVGRKVAAKEVYTNQFIKR, from the coding sequence GTGATTCTCCGACTTGAGAAAGTTTTGTTGACTGTGTTCGTTGGGTTTTGCGCGAGCCAGACATTGGTCCATGCTGCCGAGCTGACGCCGGCGAATATTCGCATGGATTTTATCATTGGCGGTAAGCACGCACCGTGGTACGTCGCTTTAGAAAAGGGCTTTTATGCCAAGCGCGGCATCGCAGCGACGATCCAGGCGAGCACTGGCTCGGCCGACACGGTGCGCACCATCGGCTCGGGGGGCGCTGATTTCGGCTTTGCCGATATCGCGACGATGATCGTCGCCAAATCGCGCGGCACGCCGGTGGCGGCAGCGGCGCAGTTCGGCTATGTCGGCGCGACCATTCTCTGGCGCGACGAGGGGGCGATCAAGAGCATTAAAGACCTCGCCGGCAAGTCCCTGGCGATCAGCCCAGGCCAAGCGCAGTGGTACTTGATGCCGGCCTACGCCAAAATCAACAAAATCGATTTCAAATCGATCAAGATTCAAGAAACCGCCGCGCCGATTCAGCCGGCAGCGCTGGCGACCAAGAAGGCCGACTTTATCATCATGTTTCGCGCCTCCAACGACGAAGTTGCCGAGCTGGCAGCGTCCAAGGTTGGCGTCAAGCTGTCGCGGGTGTTCATGAAGGACACCGGCCTCGACATCTACGGCACCAGCCTGATTGTGAAAGACGAGGATATCCAAAAACGGCCACAGTTCGTGCGCGCCTACGTCGAGGCTACTTTGGAAGGGCTGCGCTACTCGCGCGACAATCAGGAAGAGGCGATGAAAATCTTGCTCAAGCACAAGCCCGAATTAGAGCCGGCCTTGACCACGCAGCAGTTGAAAAACGCTCTGACGGAGGTCTACCTGCCGCCGGAATCCGCCAACATCGGCATGGGTTATATGCGCCCTGAAATCATGGAGAAGACCGTCAAGGTTGTGAACGAATATTTCGAAGTGGGCCGCAAGGTGGCGGCCAAAGAAGTCTACACCAATCAGTTCATCAAGCGTTAG
- a CDS encoding phosphoribosylglycinamide formyltransferase, translating into MARQVPIGVLISGSGTNLQAIIDAIEAKNLDAKIAVVLSNKADAYGLVRAQNHGIDTQFIDHKKFSSREAFDRAVVDTLRARGVELVVLAGFMRLLSPLFVKAYSNRIMNIHPALLPAFPGLHVQQRALDHGVRFSGCTVHFVNEECDEGPIIIQAVVPVFADDTEASLSARILKQEHRIFPRAIQLYAEDRLRVAGRRVIVSGAPQDGQLTLVQPPLHE; encoded by the coding sequence ATGGCCAGGCAAGTTCCCATCGGGGTATTGATCTCTGGCAGCGGCACCAACCTGCAAGCGATCATCGATGCCATCGAGGCAAAAAACCTCGACGCCAAAATCGCCGTGGTGCTGAGCAACAAAGCGGATGCCTATGGCCTGGTGCGGGCGCAGAATCATGGTATCGACACGCAATTCATCGATCACAAAAAGTTTTCCAGCCGCGAGGCCTTCGACCGGGCGGTCGTTGATACGCTCCGAGCGCGGGGCGTGGAACTGGTGGTATTGGCCGGCTTCATGCGGCTGTTGTCGCCGCTGTTTGTCAAAGCTTATTCCAATCGCATTATGAACATTCACCCGGCGCTGCTGCCGGCTTTTCCCGGTCTGCACGTGCAGCAAAGAGCGCTCGACCACGGCGTGCGCTTTTCCGGCTGCACGGTGCATTTCGTCAACGAAGAGTGTGACGAGGGACCGATAATCATCCAAGCCGTGGTGCCGGTTTTCGCCGACGACACAGAAGCGAGTTTGTCGGCGCGTATTCTTAAACAGGAACACCGCATCTTTCCGCGCGCCATCCAACTCTATGCCGAAGATCGCCTGCGCGTCGCCGGCCGCCGAGTCATTGTCTCCGGCGCGCCTCAAGATGGGCAGTTGACGCTTGTCCAACCCCCGCTGCACGAATGA